A single region of the Arthrobacter sp. zg-Y20 genome encodes:
- a CDS encoding AAA family ATPase codes for MLSDRYPIRQVREHPLEPLDRKTWPATLPPVAQLLQSGLDLAAATVLVGDNGSGKSTLVEAIALAYGLSPEGGSTGAMHTTRPTESALSGHLQLVRNPGGTKRGYFLRAETMHGLFTYLEQNPSTSQADVEFHSLSHGESFLSLAVDRFRGPGLWILDEPESALSFSGCLALLGILKDLVADGRSQVLLSTHSPVLAALPGARILELGPWGYREKDWEDLDLVSGWKSFLDAPERYLRRL; via the coding sequence ATGCTCAGCGACCGCTATCCCATCCGGCAGGTCCGGGAACATCCGTTGGAGCCACTGGACCGGAAGACCTGGCCGGCCACGCTGCCGCCGGTGGCCCAGTTGCTGCAGTCGGGATTGGACCTGGCCGCGGCCACCGTGCTGGTCGGTGACAACGGCAGCGGGAAATCCACGCTGGTTGAAGCCATTGCCCTGGCCTACGGCCTGTCCCCGGAAGGCGGGTCTACCGGTGCCATGCACACCACCAGGCCCACGGAGTCCGCCCTCAGCGGGCATCTGCAGCTGGTGCGCAACCCCGGCGGCACCAAACGCGGTTATTTCCTGCGGGCCGAAACCATGCACGGCCTTTTCACCTATCTGGAGCAGAATCCCTCCACATCGCAGGCAGACGTTGAGTTCCATTCCCTCTCCCACGGGGAATCATTCCTCTCACTGGCCGTGGACCGGTTCCGGGGTCCCGGCTTGTGGATTCTCGACGAGCCCGAGTCTGCGCTCTCCTTCTCTGGATGCCTGGCCCTGCTGGGCATCCTCAAGGACCTGGTTGCCGATGGACGCTCCCAAGTGCTGCTCTCAACCCACTCGCCTGTGCTCGCGGCACTTCCGGGCGCCCGGATCCTGGAGCTGGGGCCGTGGGGATACCGGGAGAAGGACTGGGAGGACCTGGACCTGGTCAGTGGCTGGAAGAGTTTCCTGGACGCCCCGGAACGGTACCTGCGCCGGCTGTGA